The Sceloporus undulatus isolate JIND9_A2432 ecotype Alabama chromosome 7, SceUnd_v1.1, whole genome shotgun sequence genome segment atatataaacataatatTTATATCTATGTAAATGTAatatgaatttatatatatatatataatatttatatttatataaattcaaatatttatataaatataatatttatgaatgtttgtgtgtgcgtatatatatatatatatatataaacataatatttatatttatataaatgtaatatttatatgaaaaataaaatatataacatatatatatacatatatatacatatataaaatacatgtataatataaatataaatattagatatttatatgaatataaatattagatatttatacaaatataaatattacatttGCATATATGCACACTTCTACATGTATGCACACTATGCTTACAAatatactattatatatatatatttgtatatttgctTACCTTTTTGCAGCTTCCTTAGATCATAGTTATTAAAATAGAAGCTGACCAGTTTATTCTTTTTATAGCGGTTTAATATCCTTTTTATAGCGAGGAACAAAGGTCTTTAGTTTGTATTAAACCCAACACGTTTTATTTTTTCATCCTCGTCCTCCATTTAGCTAGagctttttagcagcatcagcaaaaatattattattattgttgttgttgttgttgttgttgttattttccagaTGGTTTTGTAAATGCTTGTCCGTCAGGAAGCCAAGGATGAAGAAAGCAAGCCGGACGGCGCCTAATTCCGCGCTCAAAGCGACTCCTGGCGTCAACAAAacgcaaacggcggcggcggagaAAGCCAAGGCCGAAAACGCTTCCGCGGTGCCCGTGGCCAGCAAGGTTTTGAAAACGGGGGCGGCTGCATCGTTACTAAAGGTAATCATAATCAATAAATTAATACGATCCATCATGTAATCGATAAGGCGATCGATAACCAAACTAGAATTTATATACAATATAACATTTTagttaatataatattataatgtataatattaatataatattatttatatataaatgtattaattatatatatatatttaatttttaaaataatatattaatataactTATAATACATCATTACATTAATTAACAATAATGTATAATATTAtatgatataaaatataatgttaattattatatattaatataataatattttattattacataatatataacttatattatataaatatatgattATTGTTAATTAATGTTATATTaaaattgtattatattttataaaatatattaatatattattttaaatgcacataatatttacagtgctttataaataaaggttaataataataataataataatgatatataccatatatagtataatgtacaggggtaccccgggttacgaaattaattcgttccgccgctgctttcgtaacccggaatacttcgtaaggcgaaaaagccataggcgctaatggggaaaagccgcgatttcgtgtgaaatagcgccgaaaagcaccaaaaaaaatttcataacccgaaataaccttcgtaacccggaacagtttttttgaatggatttttttcgtaacccggaaatttcgtaaggcggcgcattcgtatcccggggtaccagtgtataatatataattaaaatataaaatatataatataataaataactataatgtttttattatattatatacttaTTATTATCAGCGCCGAAAATAAATGTATTGTGCAGGAAGAGACGAAGGATTTAGGGAACGAAACAGAGggagaaagaacaaaaggaatCCATCTTGCGCAATGCTTGTGTCGCCGAAAGCTGCCATTTTGTTTAGATCGTTCCGTCGTGAACCGTTCTCCCTTTAACAACTTTGACCTACTTGGCGCCGGTTCACGTCGCATTTCGCTAAATCACGCCCATAATTAAAACTTATTAATTCCCACGCTTTTAAGTACTGGGCGCGGTTCGGAAAGAAAATagaagcaaaggggaaaaatgcGGTTCCGCAGGAAGGATGGGTTTTGCTAGACATTGTCCAAGATGGCGGTTGTGGGCGCAGTTTTTATGGTGTGCTAGTCCCTTCTGCAGTTCATTGGAAGGGCTTCGTTAAGGTTTGGCGcaagtcctcctcctccattttgaccagAGGAGCTTCGCATATAACGACAACCCGCGATTTGCAATTACATAATTATGTTTTTCGTTCTTTCCCGTGTTGACCACGTCTTCGCCAGACCAAGAGCAACGATGACCTTCTAGCCGGGATGGCAGGTGGTGCGACCTTGAGCAACGGAGGCGGCGTCAAGGCAAAGAAGAGCATTTCCGCATCCAGCACAACTTCTGCTGCTGCCGCGGCGTCCGGAACCACCATAGAGAATAAAGCCAAGTCTGCGTCAGGTAAGTATTTGCGCAACAGAAACCGTTGTGGCGCAATCGAGGCGAACGGATACTATGTAATTTACGTATTTTATGGTCCTTCTTCACAGGCACGAACGCGGCGTCTAAACGCGGCGCATTGTCTGGGACGAAGGAACCCGGCTCTTCCCGTGACAGGATCCGCGACCGTTCCCGTCCGGCGCAGAGCAAGAAGGCGCCATCGTCGTCCGGCGTTTCCAGTGCCGAGGCGTCTCTCACCAAGCGCTCCCGCGGCCGTGCCAATGCGGACACGGATTCGCGCATGAGCAAGTCCAAGTCGGACAACCAGATCAGCAACCGCGCCGCGCTCGAAGGGAAGGTCAAGGACCTCGTCTCACTGGCGACGGCGAAGGATGCCGAGATAGCCCACCTGCGCAGCGAGCTGCGCGGGATGCGCGCACGGCTGGGGATCGGTGACGACGACGCGGAGGACGAACACgacgaagaagaggaggataagTTGCCGCTGCCGAAGGAGCCTGCCACCGCCGTCGCCGTGCACGTCGAATCGACTCTGCTCCACCTCCAGGCGCAAAATGCTGCCGTCCGCGAGGAGCTGAACCAGCTCAAGAACGAAAACCGGATGCTGAAGGACCGCCTCAACGCACTCGGCTTCTCACTGGAGCAACGCATGGACCAATCGGAGAAGGCGTTttgcggcggcggcggtggcggcgcgTCTTCATTGGAAGACCTTCTCGACGCGGACAACCTGGACAGCGAATGCAGCGAGGTCTACCAGCCACTGACTTCCAGCGATGACGCCTTGGACGCGCCGTCATCGTCGGAGTCGGAGGGCGTGCCGAGTCCGGAAcgaggcggcggtggcggcgaggTGTCCGTCGCGCGTTTGACGGAGCGCCTCCACGAAATGGAGGAGAGCCACCACAGTACGGCGGAGGAGCTCCAAGCGACGCTGGCGGAGTTGGCGGACCTCCAGCAAATCACGCAAGAGCTGAACGGCGAGAACGAGCGTCTTGGCGAGGAAAAGACAATATTAATGGAGTCGCTGTGTCAACAAAGTGACAAGATGGAGGTCCTCCTGCGCCAAATCGAATACTTGCGCTCGCTGCTGGACGACCACCATGTTGCGTATGCAGCAGATGAGGACGCGAAGAGCGGTCGCTACTTGGAGCTGGAGCAGCGTTACGTTGATTTGGCGGAGAACGCACGCTTTGAGCGTGAGCAGCTCCTCGGCGTCCAGCAGCACCTGAGCAACACGCTCAAAATGGCGGAGCAGGACAACAAGGAGGCACAGGCGGTGATCGGCGCACTGAAAGAACGCCATCTCCATGTTGAGCATCTTTTGGAGGTAGAGCAGAAAGAGCGTTCGGCAATGGCGGCGGCGTTGGAGGAGTTTGAAGGCGTCCGCGTGGTGGAGCGGGCAGAGGCGTCGCGGCTGAAGGCGGCACTGGAGCATGAGCGTCAGAAGGTGGCGGAGCTGTATGCCATCCGGCGTGGTGATGGAGGGGACGGTGGCGGTCCGGATGTGGAGGAGCTGCTGGAGCGCGCACGGGAAGAGAAGGAGGTGGCAGAGGCAGCGGCCGGAGGGCTGCGTGAGGAGCTTGACCGCGCACGGAACGAGGCAAACCGGCTGCAGGACGCCATCGGAAAGGTAGAGTGAGGAAgaatcgatagatagatagatatggaggATAGTAGATATCGGAGATGGACGAACAGATAGATATCAACGATCGATCAATATATAGATATGGAGGATAGGTATGGACTATATGTAGATATGGAAGATAGGTGGATCAATATATAGATATGGAAGATACATCGATCAATATATAGACATGGAAGATTGATATACTGTATTGATATGGGAGATAGATCAATATATAGATATGGACAATAGATAAATCAGTGGATAGGTATGGAAAAGAGATTGATCGATATATAGATTTGGAAGATAGATAGATCAATATATAGATATGGAAGATATAATATATTGATATGGATGATAGATCAATATGTAGATATTGAAGTTAGGGTTGTTGCCAACCCTCAGATGGAGGACAAGTACTGCGTTTTCCAAGAAGAGGCGAAGGCGCACTCGGAGGAGCTGAAGGCGGCGCTGGAGAAGCTGCGGGCggagatggaggagaaggagacggAGCGCGGAGACATGAAGGAGACCATCTTTGAGCTGGAGGACGAAGTGGAGCAGCATCGAGCAGTCAAGCTCCATGATAACCTTCTCATCTCCGACCTCGAGAGtgagtctgccatgcaggaatacatagaaaacatgcaggaatacatagaataataaAGATGGAAGGGGTACTAAGGGCCAGAGTgtccatccctccttctgccatgcaggaatacataggatctcacatatatatatatattctccattTTGTGCAGACACTGTGAAAAAACTGCAGGACCAAAAGCACGATATGGAAAGAGAGATCAAGACCCTTCACCGACGGCTGCGGGTAGGTTTTTTGGCTTAATattagacatatatatatatatatatatatacatgcatacatatatttaatgtttaTACGGTGATGTAATTAATTTACTTATTAACTGGACCTGAGCCAGGAGCGTGACGCTGCGGCTGCGGCAAACAAGGCGAACGTGAGCCCAGTTCGATTTTGGTTTGAGCCTTTGTTTTCATACAaaagtcctgggatttgaagtattgtatacatacatacatacatatatatgatcTAGGAGGAGTCGGCGGAGTGGCGCCAGTTCCAGGCCGACCTCCAGACGGCGGTGGTCATCGCCAACGACATCAAATCCGAAGCGCAGGAGGAGATTGGTGACCTCAAGCGCCGCCTCCATGAGGCGCAGGAGAAGAACGAGAAGCTGACCAAGGAGCTGGAGGAAATCAAGTCGCGCAAGTACGGCGTTTTCATAAAATACGTTAAAAACCGTCCCTCGCCGATGAAGCTGAGATTGGGTTGCCTTGGTTCACCTAGTTGGGTTTTAATGGTTTATGCAAACAGGATTCGAATTTCAGTCTCCCTGAGTCAGAAAAAGTGCAAAGTTCAACAAATACAGAATTAGAAGTCGAGACCCGGTGAGGCATCAcctcaaaacccccccccccccaagtaataTCTCAAACAGCTCGTCTTCTCGCTCTCGTAGGCAAGAAGAGGAGCGCGGGCGCGTCTACAACTACATGAATGCGGTGGAGCGCGATTTGGCTGCCCTGCGCCAAGGGATGGGGCTCAGCCGCCGTTCATCCACTTCCTCCGAACCCACGCCAACGGTCAAGACCCTCATCAAGTCCTTCGACAGTGCCTCCCAAGGTACCCTGGGAAAAGGGGTGAAAGGGACAAAGATAATGCAGGAACTCCCTTTCGAAAGGAGAAAATACGTATTTTTGTCATCTCTAGGTCCTAGTCCTGCTGCCGcggctgctgccgctgccattCCACGCACGCCACTAAGCCCCAGCCCCCTGAAAACCCCGCCGGCAGCCGCCGTGTCCCCCATGCAGGTAAGAACCGCCTCCTAAAATGGCACATTTGCGAACGGAGTTTCAAGCCGTTCGAAATCGGCACCCGATCAGTCCTTCCGATTTCtgtcttcctcagaggcattcGGTCAGTGGACCCCTCTCCGGCCCCAAGACCCTTTCAGACAAGCGGCCGAATTATCCGGAGATCCCGGTCCAAGGTGAGGCCCTTTGCGAAATGGCCACCGCATCTCAAATTGGCCGCTGGctgccaaaatggcagccagcgTGTTTATCCTCCTGTATTTCTCTTTCTCCAGACCACCTTCTTCGGACTTCAGCCGCCGGACGTCCGGCCGCTTTGCCCCGAGTCCCCGCCATGGAAGGGTCAAAGTCCATCTCTGGTGAGTGACCCCTTGACCACTCCTTGACCGCTCCTTGATGTCTCCTTGACCAGTCCATGAGCAATTCTTGACTGCTCCTTGATGGCTCCTTGACCATTCTAGGACCACTCCTTGACCCTCCTTGACCACTCTGGAACCACTCCTTGACCCTCCCTGAGCGCTCCTTGACCACTCTGGGACCAATCCTTGATCATCCTTGACCACTCCTTGACCCTCCCTAAGCGCTCCTTGACCACTCTGGGACCACTCCTTGACCCTCCTTGACCCTCCCTGAGCACTCCTTGACCACTCTGGGACCACTCCTTGACCCTCCCTGAGTGCTCCTTGACCACTCTGAGACCACTCCTTGACCCTCCTTGACTGCTTCTTGACCACTCCTTGAGTGCTCTTTGACCTGTCCTTGACCACCCATTTAACGCACCTTGACCACTCCATGACCACTCCTTGACCCCTCCTTGACcagtcctatctatctatctatctatatgagaCATGTTGTCATTCTTCCGACAGTCTCCCGGCGCAGCAGTGAGGAAATGAAGCGCGAGATGACTGTGCCAGATGGCGCAAACCCGGCATCCATGTTGTCCCCATCGCCGCAGCTCTCCCTTGCCTCCGCTTCGCCCACCGCCTCCGTTACGCCCACCGCCAGGAACCGCATCAGGTACGGATTCGCGCCAGGGGCATGCAAAAAACGGCGTGTGCGGCATGGTGCGTACAAAGGCGGGTTGGACTGCGAATCCCATCGCTCTCGCAGCCGTCGGAGAGAGaggatgggatttgcagtccgaCAACATGACCTTtataatctatatatacacacacacacgtgcacacttACATAAattttacattatatatatatatacacacgcattacatacacatacgcacacataaacacatgcacatattatatatttacacacacacacacacacacacatatatatatatatatacccacattatataaatatatctacgttttatattatatatatgtacacacacatacacacacctgcattttatatatatctgtgtgtgcgtatgtatttatataaactcatgtagatatagatatagatatatcttTTCCAGCCGGAAGAACAGGGAAGAGGAACCCAATGtgatatataaacacacacacacacacactttttatgaATCCCTACATCTCAGCGTCCCTCCAATGCCCAGTGCATAATAATGAGGCCATTAATCTTGCGCGGTTCTGCGTCTTGACCCGATGCTTGGCGTCTGGTCTTTAAGAAGATTGATGGCCGCTGCCTCGAATGGCCCTCCATTGTTCCTACGCTTCCCTGGAACGCACTTTCGTATTGTTTTCAAAACAAAAGGACCACGGCGGCCGCGGTGGCGTTCCTGGGCAGCGTTTCATAAAAAACAGGGCGTCCCGTTCTCGCACAAATTGCGCCGAACGACCCGAAAATCCTTCGTAAATGTGCGTCTTCTCGATGCGGTTTTTTGCGTTGGCGAAACCGTGTAAcctgtttatgtatttttttttttgtctcatcgccagggaggagaggaaagaccCACTTTCGGCGCTGGCGAGGGAATATGGCGGATCGAAGAGGAACGCACTCCTCAAATGGTGCCAGAAGAAGACGGAGGGGTACCAGGTAAAAAAAAACACGCCATGGTACTATTTTGCGTGCCAGACGTGACATTGGAAGGGTCATAGAGTCCAACCCaagttctgccatgcaggaatacattgaatccttttgccatgcaggaatacatagaacaatAAAGATGGAAGGGACTATTATGGGTTATATAGTAAACAGCGGCCATGTTTGCGCATAAACAAAGCTCCCGGCGCAAACGGTCAACGATAGCTATCTTTCGGGGAAGTAACTGACCCGCCGGACCATGACTGGACATTGCGTTCCCTTCAGGACAATACTGACCGAAGCAGAACGTGAGTCTCTATGACCTCCATCCATTTTGGCGCGATCACGCTCGCATTTTGCACCGCCGCTTCACGCCTTCGGCCCCCATTTTAAAGCTTTGTTTTCCCAGAGTTCCTGCGTGGCGGTTTTTTCTTTTCGCTGATGCAAGCAAACATGAATGCCTTGTTTGTTTTCTCGTCCTCGCGGCAGATACGGCACGCGTCCGTGTTTGCGCGGCATCCATGTTTGCGCAAACACTTATCCGTCGCCGGCGAGTCGGAATAATAGGCAAACAAACCTCCTTTTAAAAAGCATCCGGTCAGCATTTTGCGCTGGACAAAATGTCCGTGGTCTTTTCGCCCGGAAAAATAGCGTTGCGCGGTGCGATTTTAACGAAAACGTGTAAATACGTGgtgaaaaatattattattgataCGTTTTCCGATCAATTATCGATTGATTTCTTTCAGAATATCGATATTACGAACTTCAGCAGCAGCTGGAACGACGGATTGGCGTTTTGCGCAGTCCTCCATACGTATCTCCCGGCGCACATCCCTTACCAGGAACTGAACAGCCAAGACAAGGTACGAACTTAAGAAAATGGCGGCGCGGTTTGAAATTTGCAACTCAAGGTCCGCGTTGGGCCCTCCAGCGCGGTTTTATCGGCGtcggccatagagttgcaccagaggagctacagattcctagagagggccATAGAGTTCCATTGGAGGACCATAGAGTTGTCTTGGAGGACCCAAAGATTCCTCGAGAGGACTATAGAGTTGtcttggaggacccagagattcccaaGCGGCTGTAGAGTTCATTCaaggaccatagagttgccttgGAAAtccagattcctagagaggaacatgagttgccttggaggacccatagattcctagagagggccATAGAATTCCATTGgaggaccatagagttgcctcAGAGGACCCAGAGACTCCTGAGAGGACCCTTAGGCATTTATGCCTCCTCCGGCACGGTTTTTAGCatcaaccatagagttgcacaatTAATCTCGTATTTGTCCGCCATTTTGTTTCATTCCAGAGGCGAAACTTCACGCTGGCGTTCCAGGCGGCCGAAAGCGTTGGCATTAAATCCACTCTGGTGAGCACTGACCGCGTCGCGCGTTTTGTCGCACAGCGCGTCCGTGTTACTTTTCCGTATTTGCCGGCGTCTCATCACTCATGCTGTTTTCTTGTTTCTGTGCAGGACATTAACGAATGGTGCGGACGGAGCGACCCAGATTGGCAG includes the following:
- the SPECC1L gene encoding cytospin-A isoform X2, encoding MKKASRTAPNSALKATPGVNKTQTAAAEKAKAENASAVPVASKVLKTGAAASLLKTKSNDDLLAGMAGGATLSNGGGVKAKKSISASSTTSAAAAASGTTIENKAKSASGTNAASKRGALSGTKEPGSSRDRIRDRSRPAQSKKAPSSSGVSSAEASLTKRSRGRANADTDSRMSKSKSDNQISNRAALEGKVKDLVSLATAKDAEIAHLRSELRGMRARLGIGDDDAEDEHDEEEEDKLPLPKEPATAVAVHVESTLLHLQAQNAAVREELNQLKNENRMLKDRLNALGFSLEQRMDQSEKAFCGGGGGGASSLEDLLDADNLDSECSEVYQPLTSSDDALDAPSSSESEGVPSPERGGGGGEVSVARLTERLHEMEESHHSTAEELQATLAELADLQQITQELNGENERLGEEKTILMESLCQQSDKMEVLLRQIEYLRSLLDDHHVAYAADEDAKSGRYLELEQRYVDLAENARFEREQLLGVQQHLSNTLKMAEQDNKEAQAVIGALKERHLHVEHLLEVEQKERSAMAAALEEFEGVRVVERAEASRLKAALEHERQKVAELYAIRRGDGGDGGGPDVEELLERAREEKEVAEAAAGGLREELDRARNEANRLQDAIGKMEDKYCVFQEEAKAHSEELKAALEKLRAEMEEKETERGDMKETIFELEDEVEQHRAVKLHDNLLISDLENTVKKLQDQKHDMEREIKTLHRRLREESAEWRQFQADLQTAVVIANDIKSEAQEEIGDLKRRLHEAQEKNEKLTKELEEIKSRKQEEERGRVYNYMNAVERDLAALRQGMGLSRRSSTSSEPTPTVKTLIKSFDSASQGPSPAAAAAAAAIPRTPLSPSPLKTPPAAAVSPMQRHSVSGPLSGPKTLSDKRPNYPEIPVQDHLLRTSAAGRPAALPRVPAMEGSKSISVSRRSSEEMKREMTVPDGANPASMLSPSPQLSLASASPTASVTPTARNRIREERKDPLSALAREYGGSKRNALLKWCQKKTEGYQNIDITNFSSSWNDGLAFCAVLHTYLPAHIPYQELNSQDKRRNFTLAFQAAESVGIKSTLDINEMVRTERPDWQSVMVYVTAIYKYFET
- the SPECC1L gene encoding cytospin-A isoform X1, which gives rise to MKKASRTAPNSALKATPGVNKTQTAAAEKAKAENASAVPVASKVLKTGAAASLLKTKSNDDLLAGMAGGATLSNGGGVKAKKSISASSTTSAAAAASGTTIENKAKSASGTNAASKRGALSGTKEPGSSRDRIRDRSRPAQSKKAPSSSGVSSAEASLTKRSRGRANADTDSRMSKSKSDNQISNRAALEGKVKDLVSLATAKDAEIAHLRSELRGMRARLGIGDDDAEDEHDEEEEDKLPLPKEPATAVAVHVESTLLHLQAQNAAVREELNQLKNENRMLKDRLNALGFSLEQRMDQSEKAFCGGGGGGASSLEDLLDADNLDSECSEVYQPLTSSDDALDAPSSSESEGVPSPERGGGGGEVSVARLTERLHEMEESHHSTAEELQATLAELADLQQITQELNGENERLGEEKTILMESLCQQSDKMEVLLRQIEYLRSLLDDHHVAYAADEDAKSGRYLELEQRYVDLAENARFEREQLLGVQQHLSNTLKMAEQDNKEAQAVIGALKERHLHVEHLLEVEQKERSAMAAALEEFEGVRVVERAEASRLKAALEHERQKVAELYAIRRGDGGDGGGPDVEELLERAREEKEVAEAAAGGLREELDRARNEANRLQDAIGKMEDKYCVFQEEAKAHSEELKAALEKLRAEMEEKETERGDMKETIFELEDEVEQHRAVKLHDNLLISDLENTVKKLQDQKHDMEREIKTLHRRLREESAEWRQFQADLQTAVVIANDIKSEAQEEIGDLKRRLHEAQEKNEKLTKELEEIKSRKQEEERGRVYNYMNAVERDLAALRQGMGLSRRSSTSSEPTPTVKTLIKSFDSASQGTLGKGVKGTKIMQELPFERRKYVFLSSLGPSPAAAAAAAAIPRTPLSPSPLKTPPAAAVSPMQRHSVSGPLSGPKTLSDKRPNYPEIPVQDHLLRTSAAGRPAALPRVPAMEGSKSISVSRRSSEEMKREMTVPDGANPASMLSPSPQLSLASASPTASVTPTARNRIREERKDPLSALAREYGGSKRNALLKWCQKKTEGYQNIDITNFSSSWNDGLAFCAVLHTYLPAHIPYQELNSQDKRRNFTLAFQAAESVGIKSTLDINEMVRTERPDWQSVMVYVTAIYKYFET
- the SPECC1L gene encoding cytospin-A isoform X3, whose amino-acid sequence is MAGGATLSNGGGVKAKKSISASSTTSAAAAASGTTIENKAKSASGTNAASKRGALSGTKEPGSSRDRIRDRSRPAQSKKAPSSSGVSSAEASLTKRSRGRANADTDSRMSKSKSDNQISNRAALEGKVKDLVSLATAKDAEIAHLRSELRGMRARLGIGDDDAEDEHDEEEEDKLPLPKEPATAVAVHVESTLLHLQAQNAAVREELNQLKNENRMLKDRLNALGFSLEQRMDQSEKAFCGGGGGGASSLEDLLDADNLDSECSEVYQPLTSSDDALDAPSSSESEGVPSPERGGGGGEVSVARLTERLHEMEESHHSTAEELQATLAELADLQQITQELNGENERLGEEKTILMESLCQQSDKMEVLLRQIEYLRSLLDDHHVAYAADEDAKSGRYLELEQRYVDLAENARFEREQLLGVQQHLSNTLKMAEQDNKEAQAVIGALKERHLHVEHLLEVEQKERSAMAAALEEFEGVRVVERAEASRLKAALEHERQKVAELYAIRRGDGGDGGGPDVEELLERAREEKEVAEAAAGGLREELDRARNEANRLQDAIGKMEDKYCVFQEEAKAHSEELKAALEKLRAEMEEKETERGDMKETIFELEDEVEQHRAVKLHDNLLISDLENTVKKLQDQKHDMEREIKTLHRRLREESAEWRQFQADLQTAVVIANDIKSEAQEEIGDLKRRLHEAQEKNEKLTKELEEIKSRKQEEERGRVYNYMNAVERDLAALRQGMGLSRRSSTSSEPTPTVKTLIKSFDSASQGTLGKGVKGTKIMQELPFERRKYVFLSSLGPSPAAAAAAAAIPRTPLSPSPLKTPPAAAVSPMQRHSVSGPLSGPKTLSDKRPNYPEIPVQDHLLRTSAAGRPAALPRVPAMEGSKSISVSRRSSEEMKREMTVPDGANPASMLSPSPQLSLASASPTASVTPTARNRIREERKDPLSALAREYGGSKRNALLKWCQKKTEGYQNIDITNFSSSWNDGLAFCAVLHTYLPAHIPYQELNSQDKRRNFTLAFQAAESVGIKSTLDINEMVRTERPDWQSVMVYVTAIYKYFET